Below is a genomic region from Deinococcus koreensis.
GCTGTGTGGGTCTACGACCTCCGCACCAATAAGCACTTCACGTTGAAGACCAGACCACTGCGCGCCGACGACCTGCGCGACTTCGTGGCCGCCTACAGTGCCGATAACCCGAGTGCCCGCAAAGAGGGGGAGCGGTTCAAGAAGTTCACCCTCAACGAATTGCTAGCCCGCGACAAGCTCAGCCTCGACATCTTCTGGCTTAGAGACGACAGCCTGGAAGAAGGCAGCGACCTGCCCGCACCGGGCATCCTGGCCGCCGAGATTGTCGAGAGCCTGGAAGCGGCACTCGAAGAGTTCCGGGAAGTTGCGAGCGAGTTGGAGCAGCCTGCAGCGATCGCCTGAGTATTAGCGCAGCAATCCGAAAATGGCTAGACCTAGGGCCAGAACGAGCAGAATCTGTAGTGTCTTCAACTGGGCCTGCAGTCGTTTGTGGGCAGCGTCCTGTGAATGCAACTGCTTTTTGAGGCTGGCGATGACGGCCACTTGTTCATCGAGCTGATCAAGACGGTTTGTATTCCCCTTCACCTGCTCGCCGAGCGTAGTTAGGGCGGTGTGTGAAGCAGCCTGCGTAAGGCGCGTCTGCTGAGAAAGTTCAGCAAGCCGTGCTCCTTGTTCCTCTGTCTTTGTCCGTGTTTCGGTCAGGGCCACGCCATGTTCCTGGGTCACTTGGCGTAATCTGTTCACAGTCAATTCCTGATGTTGAATGGAGCGGCGAAAGTCACCATGTAAGGTGCGACCCTCAGTGATGACTTCACCCAGCTGCACCTGCTCTTTGGTCATGGCTTCGTATTGCTGCGCCATGTCCTCGAAGCGGGAGCGGACAGCAACTAGGTGCTGGATCTGCTCAGCCGTGCCCCGGATCATATCCAGCGCGGCTTGCGCCTCGGCAGCGATCTCGTCGACGTCGGTTACTTTTCTGCTTCGGGTGTTGATTTGGGTCATGCCGTTACTCCGAACGATTCAGCCAGCTGCTGCAGGGGGGCGATGGTTTCTTGTAGGGCTTCATGCACGGTTTGAACTTGGCGCAGGCGGCGGACAGTCTTGATGAGGGTGTGTTGCTGGGACTGCTCACCGAAGAGGGTGAGCGCTTCTGTCTCTATCCAGCGGAGACCTGCAGGCGTGTCGTACTTACCGCCCCTTTCTGTGATCCATCCGAAGGCCTCTTCGGGCTGCACCCGCTTGGCGGTGTCGTAAAACAGTCGCTGCGCGTCCTCGCCAGCGCCGGTGCGAACGGCCTCGGTGTATCCCATCGCCAACTGGTTAAACGCTGCGTCCTCAGAGCCGTGACGCTTGGCCCGGAGTGCCCCTGCCAGGAAAAGAGCGGAGAGATTCGAGGGATCATGTTCCAGCTGGTGGGAGGCTCGGGCGCTCAATCCAATGACGGCACCGTGCCGATCGGCCAGGTCGACGAGGCTTACCAGAGCTAAAGGGTCAAAATGTTCCATGACCTCCGGCAGAAGCCGGGTGATCTCGTCCAGATTGGCATCCTTCGGCGCAACGACAGCGTTCTTCCGCTGGAAGTTGAGATCGGGCACACAGACGTCGCAAAACCCGCAGTTATAGTCGTCTGGCAGATGATCAACCGAGTCGAAAATCGAGCGGATGATGACGCGGCGGCAAACGCGCTTCTTGGCCTCTGGCGGCCGCGCGTATTCCAGCTCGTTGGTCAGCATCTGGTAGCGCATCCGCTGGATGCGGTCATACACCACGTTCACTAGAACGATCAGCGCACGGTGCAATGTGGATTCTGCGGTGCTCTGCGAACCGCCAGTCTGGTGATCGGGAGAGGTATCAAGGCCAGCACGCTGGCAGAGATACTGAACCGCCTGGTATGGCAGGTCGAGGTCACGCTGCAAATGCTCCGTCAAGCGATGGAGCACAATCGATTTCGTCCACGGCAGGCGCTCAACCTCGAAACTCACCGTCCGGCGCGCCTTATATTCGAGGGTGTAGGAGCCGACCACGCAGAGCTGCTGCAGGCGGAACAATGCCATCTGCGCGGTCTTGACTTCCTCGTCCTTCCACAGTTGGAACACAGGGCCCTCCGCCAGCTTGGGCAGCAAACCTGTAGCGGCGGCCACGTCCTGCTCTACGCCTGGATAGCTGCTTTTAACGAAGTGGGCCTGACGGCCATAGTCGCACAACGGCTTCAGCCCGAAAGGGCACTTGTGAAATTTGAGGTTGCCGGCGTCGGAGACGCATGGAGGTTCTTCTGCGGCTTTCAGGTGGCGTTGGTAGCACTCTTCAGCAGGCGGCTGGTAGATCAGGGCGGCGTGCGAATGCTCACCGTCACGTCCGGCCCGACCAGCTTCCTGATAGAAGCCTTCAAGGCCGCTGGACAGAGCGTGGTGAACGACAAAGCGGATGTTTCGCTTGTCGATGCCCATGCCGTAGCCCTTGGTGGCGACCAGCAAGGGGAATTGACTGTCCTGAAATGCGTCCTGCCGGGCGAGCAGCTTGGTCTCCCAGTCTTTGTCTGTAACGATGTCGCGATCTGAAAACATCGCGCCACAGTCAAGGCAGCGTCCGCCGTAGCGTGCCATCACCCCAGCAGCCTCTAACTCCTTGGCGCTGGCCGAGACGTATACGGCTGACCCACAGTCCGGGCAGCTGGTCGGGGCTGTGCTGGCGTGCACACTGATCAGATCCGGGTCGTGAACAATACGCCTCTGCAACTGCTTGGAGATGGCATGTACCCCCTCTTCCAGAGTGGTCTTGCCATGGGTGTTTGCGTAGACTGCAAAGATTACCCCGGCGTGTGGGTAAGTATTGCGCGGCTGCAAAGGCATGAATTCACGAAACGGAATGTGCAGGGCAGCTGGAATAACTTTCTCGATGACGTGCGCCAGAAGATCAGCCTTGTTCGAGTGCGTCGCTCCCAGCGGGTGAACGGAGAGACTAATGTTCGTACGGTCGCTGCTGGCCAGCTGCTCAACGTTCTGTTC
It encodes:
- a CDS encoding DEAD/DEAH box helicase — protein: MTTLGTTTQQPLGALPAPLRSAVLRTAHKLAPDLISVQTQQTPLLYAEGAFERVTDWKLLIDRPNQLRDRTARKDAGDYTSLSDFIERHDLGKPEYGQDEHYAERLFLEEAFMPSLGLDGLSLLTPQEPFKDSENKRRRVDFVLRGSRRYALEVEGQRYHGQNFISSETFDDEKGRQRNLSAAGFTYLPFSVADIRSGRAEAVLNNLALHDDVLSKVCHNRYAHSPQAGSINLRRIDALLDTFPSAFQESQLALLELFHLWEEENRTDVTLVDHGAQLSTLPLALLDLISAAERVAAMYDLPLRLPRLTIAIRKPTDPTLYRTLLTEYLGDALDPHAIEPDPLRSRLDLSWLESETMPEDAIIVLPRQATVEGDVMLPRQMTALANMSRARYGANPPLDAQPIHVDRDLLDYFTRRFFNVPELKPEQVKLIQRALRQESGLGLLPTGFGKSLVFQLFAMLIPRTSLVISPLKALIRDQVHSLHRQGLVSVEAITSTDSTAAKSQKLEGFRTHAFRLLYVSPERLQIKGFAEELRASMNRTPVGALIIDEAHCVSEWGHDFRPAYLQIRRLREMLQEASGRPVPIIGLTATASEPVRKDVLRVLGLSEQNVEQLASSDRTNISLSVHPLGATHSNKADLLAHVIEKVIPAALHIPFREFMPLQPRNTYPHAGVIFAVYANTHGKTTLEEGVHAISKQLQRRIVHDPDLISVHASTAPTSCPDCGSAVYVSASAKELEAAGVMARYGGRCLDCGAMFSDRDIVTDKDWETKLLARQDAFQDSQFPLLVATKGYGMGIDKRNIRFVVHHALSSGLEGFYQEAGRAGRDGEHSHAALIYQPPAEECYQRHLKAAEEPPCVSDAGNLKFHKCPFGLKPLCDYGRQAHFVKSSYPGVEQDVAAATGLLPKLAEGPVFQLWKDEEVKTAQMALFRLQQLCVVGSYTLEYKARRTVSFEVERLPWTKSIVLHRLTEHLQRDLDLPYQAVQYLCQRAGLDTSPDHQTGGSQSTAESTLHRALIVLVNVVYDRIQRMRYQMLTNELEYARPPEAKKRVCRRVIIRSIFDSVDHLPDDYNCGFCDVCVPDLNFQRKNAVVAPKDANLDEITRLLPEVMEHFDPLALVSLVDLADRHGAVIGLSARASHQLEHDPSNLSALFLAGALRAKRHGSEDAAFNQLAMGYTEAVRTGAGEDAQRLFYDTAKRVQPEEAFGWITERGGKYDTPAGLRWIETEALTLFGEQSQQHTLIKTVRRLRQVQTVHEALQETIAPLQQLAESFGVTA